The Orcinus orca chromosome 20, mOrcOrc1.1, whole genome shotgun sequence region GGAGTGCCCAGGCAGGCCTGTCCACTCTCATTCCCAAGGCCTGAAGCCTCTGTCTTCTGAACCACCCAATTATGCAGAACAGGAGGACAGACCAGCCTCCCGACCCCTCTGCACCCCTGGAAGCCGGGTGTAGCAGCCTCCTCACctgtgggggttggggggcagagGGCGGGCTGAGCCACCATCACTCTGTGCCCCCTCACCATCCCTACAGCCTGCAGGAGTGAGCACCCATGTGGGTGCTTCTCACAGGGTCTTAGATTGTCTGGGGGAAAAGCAAAAATGAGCCCCCATCCCCCCCTCAGCCTGGCTGCCCCTTGGCCTGGGTCCCAGGCAGCCGTGGCCGTGGCCCCCTCCTCCCGATTCTTCCCAGCACACCCCTGGCAGCTCCCTTGCTGAAACTCTGCTGAGGCAGAAAAGTGGTAACCTACTATTTCTGGTTCCCACCCTTGGGAGAAAGCAATTTGGAGAAGGGAATTGCAAGCTTGCCTTTGTGGTTGAGCCTGCTGCCCCGGGGCTGGAGTGGCAGGGCCAGTGCACTTGGTCTCCCAGGCTGACACCTCCTGTCCGCCAGTGCCGGGCCCTGTCCACGGGGTGGCTGAGATGCAGATGGAACTGGCTGGTGCCCGGCCTTCTCAACATCCCCTCACTGAGGTTTTAACCTTGGGCTGGCACTGGCCGCATTTACAGGGGAAGAACAGGTGGGGAGAAGCTGTCTGCCATCCCCTGCTCTAGGCAGGCAGCTGTTGGTTGGATTTCCTGGTGCCAGCTGAGGGGGTCTCTGAGCTGCCGCTCCGGGGTAGCCGGAGGTAGCTTTAGGGGTTGGGGGTCCCAGCCACCTTTCCCGGCCAGCGTTTCCCCCTTGGTTCTTAGCAGTACCTTACTGTGCTTGCAGGGCTCACTTGAGCTTCTGTCCTGGGGTGTATAATTAGCCAGGCTCCAGGACTGATAGCAGTGTACCTCCCTTCCTTCAAAGGGCCCGACAATGGGCCCTGCCTCGCTGCACATGGAAAGCCCTTAGGATAGTGGGGAGCAATAGGTGTGTGATAGGACTCCCACACCGAGGGGGCCTGGCACCCAAGTGCCAGGGGTCAGGCTCCTGGGAGAGCCCTGACTCagacttccccttccccccactgctGAGGCACGGCTGCAACGCCAGCTGCTTCTCCAGATCACAGCGGTCCGCAGGTAGGTGTCCACATTTCCAGCCCTGGTAGCACAATCCAAATTCCTACCGTCTACCAGTAAAGGATACTAAGTTTAGAACCCACAGCTTGAATTGGGATGTGTCTCAGGCCCACCAGCCCCACAGTGTCTCCCAGCTCCATCCAGGATCTAGTTGGGCATAGAGATTCCTGCAAAGGGCGAGGAAAAAGGCTCTGGAGGTTTCTAGCTTTCATGGCACCATCCTCGGCAAGGCAGGGCGTGGGGTCCACAccccgtctccctccctctggcgCTGTTGACAAAGCACCCCCTGCCCTCCGCCCCCCCCAGGGAAGGAGGTGATGCTGAAGCACCGGGACTATGAGACGGCCACCCTGTCGGACATCAAAGCCCTCATCCGCAAGCACGAGGCCTTCGAGAGCGACCTGGCCGCGCACCAGGACCGCGTGGAGCAGATCGCCGCTATCGCCCAGGAGCTCAAGTACGTGTGGGCTCGTGGTTCCCCGTCACCTGCTTCCCCTCCAGCACCCAGTCCAGAGCAGTGGCGGGGCAGTGGTGGAATGGGGTCCCCTCCTTTCAGATGCCAGGGAAGAGCCTTACAGGATGATGCCTTTTGCCCACCTTGTCTTTACCCCAGATGAGAAACAGTGGGATCTAGATTCTCCAGCAGAAGGGGGGTCTCTGACCCCTTGTCCTGATTCCTCAGGCTGTTGGGGTCCCTGGGGCTCCCCCCCCTCTGCCTGCCACACCAAGGAGACCCCCTGGCCCCCTGATGTGGTGGGCGGCCTAGCCCACACTGCTCCCACCCCCTGCTCCCTGAGGGAATCTGGCTGCACAGAGAGCCCATTGTTTTGCCcggccccttccctctcctgctcAGAATACACTTATTGTAAGAGCTTCCAGGCAGTCGGTTCtctgccctcccttccccaccccagtcAGATAAACTTGTGCACACAATTAGTACACTGAACCTCCAGAGCCAGTGAAAGGGGCCTTATTCCACCAGCACAGCGGCCATCAGCAAGCAGGGCCCAGGGAGTGGGAGGCCCAGGCCATGACTTCATGGAAAATCCACAGGCCCTGGAGGGCGGCCGGGCTCCCAGAATAGCCGTCTGCTCCAAAATAGGATCCTTGGCTGGAACTGCCCTTTCCACAGACACCCCCTACCTACCCTGTCACAGTCATCCCCAAAGTTCTTGTTCCTGCAAGGCTGGGGCCTAGCGCTGATGCCCAGTGGAGCCGCACACCGGGCAGGGCTGGCTTCCTTCCTGACTCACGCCCGCCACACTGCCCAGCTGCTCTGGGGGCTCCCCATTTGCTCACCCAGAGGCAGAAGTACCACTGGGTCTTCACAGTACCGGGGACACGGTGTCCCCATTGAGCACTGTTGGGGGCACCCCTTGAAGTCCTGCAGCTCCCCTAGGATCGAGCCCCTGTACCTGGCATGCCCAGGCCGAGGAGAGTGAGGTCACAGACGCAGACGTCCACCACCCTCAGGGGTTGTGGGGTGGGACATAGGcaggtcccccacccccacccccacccccacccccattgaCAGGCGAGCTCCTGGAAGCCAGTGAGAAACAGACTTGGAGGAGATCCTAGGCCAGCCCACTTCTCAGGCACTGGGAACAGCCATGTGAAACCCATTACCCTGAGCCGGGGAACAGGCGGTCCCGAGGCAGCTTTCTGGACAGTAGCCctggaggagaaagggagggctGTTTGGGGTGCTGTCTGTTCCCCCGAAGATGAGTCTGAGGGCCCAGGGCCGGCCAGGATGAGCCTGGATAGACAGCCCGGCTGAGCGTAGATTAATGGTAATGACGAAAACTCAGGGCACTTAGTGCTCTACGTGTACCAGCTCATTTAATCCCCCAGCAATCCTGTGTCACAGAatgggaactgaggcacagagaggccaaggggcctgcccaaggtcacacagctagggagTGAGATAGGACTGGAACCTGGGCCGCCTGGTCCCCGTGTGAAGCACAGCCTTGCTCCTCCTCCAGCCCTTGCCTGCTCCCCCGGCCCCTGTATCCTGCCTGCCCGTCTGGCTCACCAGGCAGGCGACACAATCCCTGTGTCCTGGTTCCCGTGTCGTGTTCCTCCCCATAGTTGTTCCCCCAGACCTGTACACTGACTCCCTAGGAGCCTTGCTGCTAAGAGTATCCAAGTGTGGACCCCAGGAGGCAGGAATGCTGGGGCTGAAGAGAGGGAAtaaggggcagggggctgggaacTATGGTATCAGCTTAGTGTTTCCAACCTCAGTCATTGCAGTAATAATACCCATTCCCTAAtcagctcacttttttttttcttgaatatatcgTTAGTTGCGTACAGTGAGATTGTAGGCTACTTgtacattttttccttaataccCATTAAAGTAAATACACAACCTTTAATGAGGAACTGTTGCTACTTTTACCTACTGGGTGCAAAGGActgctctcggcagttcacacgaGCTAAGTAACTTGGTCTCTATGATAACCCCACCCCCATTTCAGAGAGGAGAAAACCGAGGGATCCAGAGGGAGTTCATTCGCCCAGGGTCACACAAGTTCAAAATCGGAGAGCTGGAATTCACACCTAGGGAACTTGGCTCCAGAGCCTTATTCTCTAACCAGTGTGTTCTGCTAGACTTCCTTTAAATGGAAAATTATccagggcacttccctggtggtccagtagtcaggactctgtgcttccactgctgggggtctgggttcgacccctggtcgggcaACTGAGATTTCACCAGCCTACAGGGATGGTCGAGGGCCACACTCTGGGAGCCCTGCGTCAGCTTACAGTGACAGCAAGCTCTGTTATCCTCTACCCGCAATTCCTCCTGCCCCGGGCCAGAGGGGTGATTGATGACTGATGTGCTTAAGTGTCGATATCCCCTGGTACCAGGGCCTGGGACACCTGGGGGCGGGTGGGTCCAGCACACCCTGACTGCCCCTGCTGGATCTCATCACCCTCTGCCCGGCCCACAGCGAGCTGGATTACTACGACTCCCACAACGTCAACACCCGCTGCCAGAAGATCTGCGACCAGTGGGATGCCCTTGGCTCTCTGACCCACAGtcgcagggaagccctggaggtgaggagggagcgATGCCCCCCACTGAGGTCTGTGCCTCATTGCCCTCAGAGCAGGGGTCTTCCCCTGACCCCTTGGTGCCCCCGGACCCCTCTCCACCATACACACCTCCTGCTAGCCTACTGACTTCCCTCCTCTGTCCCCGTCCCTCCCAACACGCACCAGAAAACGGAGAAGCAGCTGGAGACCATTGACCAGCTGCACCTGGAGTATGCCAAGCGGGCAGCCCCCTTCAACAACTGGATGGAGAGCGCCATGGAGGACCTCCAGGACATGTTCATCGTCCACACCATCGAGGAAATCGAGGTCCGCCCCTTCCCCTCCCGCCCTTCTCGTGGCTCGTGGGGCCTCCACGGGTCCGGGCCGCGCCCTCATCCCTTCTCTTCCTGCCCCCAGGGCCTGATCTCAGCCCACGACCAGTTCAAGTCGACACTGCCGGACGCCGACAGGGAACGGGAGGCCATCCTGGCCATCCACAAGGAGGCCCAGAGGATCGCCGAGAGCAACCACATCAAGCTGTCAGGCAGCAACCCCTACACCACCGTCACCCCCCAGATCATCAACTCCAAGTGGGAGAAGGTGGGCAGCACCCACCCACCGGCAGGGCCGGGGCAGGACCAGCCAGGCGAGGCGGCCGCCCCCCTGACTGCTCCTGCCCGCGTCCCCTTCCCCAGGTGCAGCAGCTGGTGCCCAAGCGGGACCACGCCCTCCTGGAGGAGCAGAGCAAGCAGCAGTCCAATGAGCACCTCCGCCGCCAGTTCGCCAGCCAGGCCAACATCGTGGGGCCCTGGATCCAGACTAAGATGGAGGTGAGGGCGAGTCGCCCCAGCCCTGCTGGGCCCAGGAGAGTCTCAGGGCAGAGCCCCCACTGAACGGGAGGCTGCTTGCCCCTGGTGGGAGGGCCCCAGTGCTCCACGGGGCCGGTGGATCTGGGACCCAGCTCTCGTGGCCTCATGGGATTAGGAGCGTCAATAACGTATCCATGGAAATGGCAGCACCATCCAGAGAAGCCGTGCTGAGGGGTCAGGTAGAGACGGGTTCGAGTCTCGACTCTCCCCTTGACTTCCGGTCGGGAATCAGGCACAATTTAACCTCTGTGGCTCTATTTTCTCACCCCTAAAAGGATGAGGAAGACCATTACTTCATTCCCTCAACAGACACTTTTGGGCACCGCCCTATGCCAGCCGCATCACAAGCACTGTGGTGTAGCTGTGACCAAGGTGGTCCGAGCTCAGACCCTCCCCACGCCCCCACTCTGCCCTCGTGACCCAGCCACGGGAAGCTTGTAACCATGCCGACTGCGACTCAGGCCGCCACTGACGAGTGCTCACTGTGCACTAGGCACCCCACTGACCGAAGTGGCCTCACTGAAACTCACGACAGCCCGAGAGAGGATCGGGCAGGTTGGCCGCGGGGCTCAGTGCCCCCTGCATGGCTTGGTCACCCTGGGAAGCGAGGCGTGGGGTGCTCGTGCTCAGGAGCATGGGTTCTGAAGTCACCAGGCCTGGGTTccgatcctggctctgcctcttaatGTCATAAGTTgccctctttgggcctcagtttccacctctgTGGAATAGGCCTGTCCCAGTCTTGGGCCTCACAGGGAGTCAAGCGGGGAGCAGCGAGGTTAGCCCTGTGGAGTGTTGGTGCAGAAACCGCATCGTGGCTGCTGTTACACTGGAGGGTGGGCCGGAGGGGACCCCTGGGCAGAGGCCCCGGGCTGGAGGCGCCCTGGCATTGGGGCGGCCCGTGACAGAccgcctcctggtggctggtcgTGGCCGAGGGTCCGCCAGTCCCCCCACCCAGTAGCACCACCCTCTGTGCAGGAGATCGGGCGCATCTCCATCGAGATGAATGGGACTCTGGAGGACCAGCTGAGCCACCTGAAGCAGTATGAGCGCAGCATTGTGGACTACAAGCCGAACCTGGACCTGCTGGAGCAGCAGCACCAGCTCATCCAGGAGGCCCTCATCTTCGACAACAAGCACACCAACTACACCATGGAGGCAagcctgccccgcccccacccgctTGCCCTTGCACGCGCTTGCGGGATTCCTGTGGCAGCCCAGGCAGGGCCCGGCTGTCTTATTCCAAATGGCTTTTGCCCTGTAGAAAAGTGTCTCCTGCTTGCTCTGTCTCCCCTTTCTCTCTGACCAAAAAGACTAGATCCAACGTTTACACGtctttaaaaatcacagtttCTCTACCACTACTCTCCCATCACCATGACAACACACATCTCAAGACAAGCTCCCTGGAGAGCTGGGAGGGCAGGCAGCACCTGCCCCCCAGTGTGACCTCAGCCATTTCATCCTCACTCGAGGACGCAGATCCAGCCAGCGTGTGCGGGAATCCCGTGCACCGGCTCGCTGCCGCCAGGTTACAGCATCAGGGCTGGTTGCCATcatattggtagcttgaaatggtCCGTGGTGACAGCACTTAGACCATGCAGATCGGAAGATGCCACCAAATAAAAGGGGGGAAGGGCTGTTTCCCCAGAAAGCTAGTTACACATTGCCCAGCATGTCTCTGCAAAGCTTCCCTGTGGATCCTGGCACAGGTATCAGGACCCGCTTGTCTGCTGCATCCGTCACTGGGACATACACCGGTGTGACGTGAACCCCGCTGGTTGGCAGAGGCAGTAGGCGGGCACCGTGCCTGTGGCCCTGTGTACATGAGCTGCATGGCAGAGTGTGGGGCTGGGTTGGCATTTGGGAGAAAGTTGGGGTGAGTCTGACTCCAGGCCACACACACCCCCGCACAAGGAGCAGCCAGTCCCGAGCCCCCCTCAGCTACAGCGGCGGTGGTCCCAGCATCCCCACCTGCCGGCCAGCCCACACTCACGCCCTCATTCCTCCCGCAGCACATCCGCGTGGGCTGGGAGCAGCTGCTCACCACCATCGCCCGCACCATCAACGAGGTCGAGAACCAGATCCTCACCCGCGATGCCAAAGGCATCAGCCAAGAGCAGATGCAGGAGTTCCGGGCGTCCTTCAATCACTTCGACAAGGTGAGCCGCTCCCTCTGCCCCCTGCTGTCGTCCCTCCCCACTGtcacctcccaccctgccccctgcGTCTTTGCATCTGTCCGTTTGTTCACATCACAGTTGCTGAGTATCAGAGGCCACTCACAGGGGCCGGCAGGGCCCCAGCCACTGAAGGGGGTGCAAAGGTGCATCACCTCGACCCACAGCGTGGGCAGCGTCCctcaggaagagaaaggggagtCCCAAGCCCTGCCCCCGGGGCTGTGCATCCtcgcccacctgccgatgcaaccCTGAACAGACAGGTCCCAGCACACCAGGGATTTGAGACCTGACCCAGGAATCTgatccacacatacacacagtgtcCTTAAAAGTCAGATTGGGTTTGGCAGCCCCTTTAGAGGGGCCCTGAGCACCAGTTTGCCCCGGGCCTGCCGGGCCTGATGTGTCATCTGCCTGCTCTCTGTGGGTAGCATGTGCTCTGGGCGTTAGGCAGGGGCCCAGCAGGAGGGGGTGCAATCCCCTTTCTCCCACCCCAAATCCTGGAGGTGAGGAGagctccccccttccctcccaggagTCCTGGGACTCAAGCCTCAATCCTGCACCTCTCAGCTCCCACCCCTGCTCTGGCCCAGAGGAGCTGGGAGGCGGCCTCTGACTGCCCTCCAGGCCACCCACGCCCCTCCACCTGCCCCGCCCTGGCCATCACCTTGTCCACGTCACCTCTAACTGTGTTTCCCTCCCCCGTgtgtccccttcccccaccctctgcATGTGACCCGGGCCCCTCTCCCTGCCTTGGTGCCGGCCTGGTCTCCACACCGCCCCTTGTGCACACCTGCCTTCGGACGCCGGCAGGACCACGGCGGGGCGCTGGGGCCAGAGGAGTTCAAGGCCTGCCTCATCAGCCTGGGCTACGACGTGGAGAATGACCGGCAGGTACGCGCCCCCTGGGCCCCAGCGGACTGTGGCATTAactgctcttctctttctctctctccttctctctgtctcccctccctcTGGCCATCCCACCCCTTGCCATCATGTGTGCCATTTCACGGGCTCTCTTGCCGCCTCCCTGCCCTGTGTCTCTCCGGACACCTTCCCCCTTACCTGGTCTCTCGGGGCCGCCTCTGTCTCCCCCGCTCCCTGCCACTGTCCTGTTTCCCCGCTGTGCACACGGGGCGGCCCCTCTTGCCTACTCTGGGCCCGGTCTCCTCTGCTGTCCCTGCGTCCTCGAGCAGAAGCAGACGGGCAGCATGGACTCCGATGACTTCAGGGCTCTGCTTATCTCCACGGGATACAGCCTGGTATGCCGCCTCTGCCTGCCCTTGCTGCTGtgcctcttctcctccccctcctccgtccctccccctcctccgtccctccccctcctccgtcCCTCCTCACCGCCTCCAGAATGTCCGCGTCCTCGGGGACACTCCTCCACCAGAGCAGCATggcctggcctccctcctcctcctctgctgcATCTGCTGGTTGGGGTCCCTCCGATGACTCCCTGAGCCTCCCGCCTCCTTTCCTGGAAGTCTCCGGAGAGAGGAGGTCAGGCCTCcagctctctccccttctctctctctttctttctttctttcttcctcgcCCTCCGGAGCTAACTTTCCAGCCAGGGCTGAGGAGCAGTAGGCCTGCTAGATCCACTCCCCAACTCCCCACTTCCCAGAAACGCGGGACGGGAGGAGCAGAGGGTGCACGTCCCAGGtctggggcaggtggggcagTCGGCCGGGGAGCCAAGACCCTTGGAGGCGGGCTGACGACGCCCGTCGTGTGCGCTGGGGTCGGGCCCTGCTCTCCTGACCCGGTTCTAGCCACCGGGCCGGCCCGGCCGCCCTGCCCCGCTAAAGGCTGCCtgtcccccgcccacccccctcGCAGGGCGATGCCGAGTTCAACCGCATCATGAGCGTGGTTGACCCCAACCACAGCGGCCTCGTGACCTTCCAAGCCTTCATCGACTTCATGTCGAGGGAGACCACCGACACAGACACGGCCGACCAGGTCATCGCCTCCTTCAAGGTCCTGGCCGGGGACAAGGTGAGCAAGACACCTGGGAGGCACCCAGCGGCCGGCGGGGAGGGGCCCTTGCGGCCAGGGCTGGGCGTGACCCAGATTCCCGCCCTGCCGCCCCCAGAACTTCATCACAGCCGAGGAGCTGCGGAGAGAGCTGCCCCCCGACCAGGCCGAGTACTGCATCGCCCGCATGGCCCCATACCAGGGCCCTGATGCCGTGCCCGGGGCCCTCGACTACAAGTCCTTCTCCACAGCCCTGTACGGCGAGAGCGACCTGTGAGGCCCCCACCAGAGAAACCCTGACCAAACACCCCTCCTCACAGCctccaggaggggctgggggagcttttctgcccacccccaccccccccccccactgcaaGGGCACCCCCTGGCCCCGCTCCTCTGACTCTGTATCTATGCAAAGCACTCTCTGTCAGTCCTTTCTGGGCgggagtggggtgggcagggaggggctggggcaggctctctcctctctctttgtcAGTGGGCCAGGAggatctccccctccccctggacGGGGGTGTGGGAGGCTTCCGGGGTCAGCGCTTCTGGTCTGGTAAATATATATgatgtgttgttttgttttgtttttttaactctgTGGAGGGGACAGTGGATCCTCACAGTAAAACAGGCCCCCTCCAAGCCCTAGAAACGCCCACCCCTCACCACCCCCCTGGTCCATTTCTTCTCCCCTGAGGTCCCTTCAAGGCCTCCCACATCCAGGCCAAAGCCCGACGTGCCTTGTCCAGGAACCGCCCGGGCCTGCGATGGGCCCCGTAGAGGGTGCCACAGCTGCCCGGCAGGAAAGAGGACCAGCCTGCTCCCTGCTCCCTTGTCCCCTCCCCTCACTTGGCATCGCCAGGAGATGAGGGGGTTCAGCTCAGTCCCCCCTCTTCTGCACCAGGAGTGGGGTTGGGCAGACcagcctcccaccctcacccccagccagCCCCCACCTTGCTTTGTCTGGACCTGCGTATCTCTCAGATTTTCTAAGGACCCCCTCcaccggcaaaaaaaaaaaaaaagaaaaaaagaaaaaaaacacacacacaaaacacacacaaaaaaaacacacaaaaatccacaaaaaaaaaaaactatgaaaaaaacttTCAGAGAATTACTATTTACTTTATTAACTTACggatttattatataaatatatattcacctaGCAGCATATCTTCGCCGCCTCTTGCTCTCATAATGAAGACATAGCTGatttgctcccctcccccagccccttacTGATTTCTCTGATGTCTGCCGTCGGTGTGGGTCTctggggaccccccccccccgaggCGGAGGGTGGGCTGCTGGCCTAGCTGCCTGTTAGTGGATGGTTTCACTCCACCacctcccccccccttttttttgagtttattccgattgattattttttttctcggTTTCTGGATAAACCACCCTTCTGGGGACAGGATAATAAAAcatgtaatatttttaagaagGATTCCTACAGTGTCCTCTGTTTTTCTATCTGTTCTCCACCTCTTAGGAGAGCGATGATAGAGCACCTCTTGCCAGAGTGAGGTGGGGCGTGGGAGTGCCCCGATCCCTGTTCCCA contains the following coding sequences:
- the ACTN4 gene encoding alpha-actinin-4 isoform X4, yielding MVDYHAANQSYQYGPSSGSNGAGGGGSMGDYMAQEDDWDRDLLLDPAWEKQQRKTFTAWCNSHLRKAGTQIENIDEDFRDGLKLMLLLEVISGERLPKPERGKMRVHKINNVNKALDFIASKGVKLVSIGAEEIVDGNAKMTLGMIWTIILRFAIQDISVEETSAKEGLLLWCQRKTAPYKNVNVQNFHISWKDGLAFNALIHRHRPELIEYDKLRKDDPVTNLNNAFEVAEKYLDIPKMLDAEDIVGTLRPDEKAIMTYVSCFYHAFSGAQKAETAANRICKVLAVNQENEHLMEDYERLASDLLEWIRRTIPWLEDRVPQKTIQEMQQKLEDFRDYRRVHKPPKVQEKCQLEINFNTLQTKLRLSNRPAFMPSEGRMVSDINNGWQHLEQAEKGYEEWLLNEIRRLERLDHLAEKFRQKASIHEAWTDGKEVMLKHRDYETATLSDIKALIRKHEAFESDLAAHQDRVEQIAAIAQELNELDYYDSHNVNTRCQKICDQWDALGSLTHSRREALEKTEKQLETIDQLHLEYAKRAAPFNNWMESAMEDLQDMFIVHTIEEIEGLISAHDQFKSTLPDADREREAILAIHKEAQRIAESNHIKLSGSNPYTTVTPQIINSKWEKVQQLVPKRDHALLEEQSKQQSNEHLRRQFASQANIVGPWIQTKMEEIGRISIEMNGTLEDQLSHLKQYERSIVDYKPNLDLLEQQHQLIQEALIFDNKHTNYTMEHIRVGWEQLLTTIARTINEVENQILTRDAKGISQEQMQEFRASFNHFDKKQTGSMDSDDFRALLISTGYSLGDAEFNRIMSVVDPNHSGLVTFQAFIDFMSRETTDTDTADQVIASFKVLAGDKNFITAEELRRELPPDQAEYCIARMAPYQGPDAVPGALDYKSFSTALYGESDL